One region of Drosophila teissieri strain GT53w chromosome 2L, Prin_Dtei_1.1, whole genome shotgun sequence genomic DNA includes:
- the LOC122617301 gene encoding uncharacterized protein LOC122617301 isoform X4 produces the protein MGSRPVGFVLDAKSMGLNASRPPSPPPATSAPSASQKCRQVQPTEPSVSRLHQQSSVEVHVQCTASSESISTDHYRCLLQKLRDAKGDAGDMSFELNNIFLKRLDEIDCLNGHECDDMDTLQLRLGTFQEWVDFLLHVNHMILGNVSDLEKEAYSKIVACTQSVQGQQQQTLEENRKLRKDICAILSHVQTSKTFDFHGISLETVTVNQLQGAGKDQARPECESEKMNESMRSLASEIAAKHDEICNLKSQMKDLDEVVQTATQKLLLKDQCIAQLNQQLQEITHCIEIMSENTPCEGPLMHATQAQERKRGQDHLGESASDSLTADTMTNDMLENLSIHDNQESEKLRLLNAELNDLFDLFRKQDHQAIESGRKRLSCFFGELASERDDTVKKLETIRSHLRILQSDLDQSCLSSIGSETGHCDQDADADAQMLEALRRRLLTLNQVNRELHGKYQRLDTESKIKISELQARFESENGINQRNTDVLREIADLICKLGSMEFSYNEIYDESSRENPFCTTIAELFELRSQQEQKSKALECDTKTPSQTRKPPKATKIPGATAKTNTKPTPKPKPSNKPTTTKTITTKTTTTSRTSK, from the exons ATGGGCAGCCGCCCAGTCGGGTTCGTCCTGGACGCCAAGTCCATGGGACTGAATGCGTCGAGACCTCCATCGCCACCACCTGCCACATCTGCGCCATCCGCCAGCCAAAAGTGCCGGCAAGTGCAGCCAACCGAGCCAAGTGTCTCCCGTCTACATCAGCAATCGTCGGTAGAAGTCCATGTCCAGTGCACTGCCAGCTCCGAGTCGATCTCCACCGACCATTACCGCTGTCTGCTCCAGAAGCTGCGGGATGCCAAGGGCGACGCTGGCGATATGAGCTTCGAGCTGAACAACATATTTCTGAAGCGGCTGGACGAGATTGACTGCCTAAATGGGCACGAATGTGATGATATG GACACTTTACAGCTGCGGCTGGGCACTTTCCAGGAGTGGGTGGATTTCCTGCTCCACGTAAACCACATGATCTTGGGCAACGTCTCGGATTTGGAGAAGGAGGCGTACAGCAAGATCGTTGCCTGCACTCAGTCTGTCCAaggacaacagcaacagaccCTCGAGGAGAACCGCAAGCTGCGGAAGGACATCTGTGCGATTTTGAGTCATGTGCAGACTTCTAAAACCTTTGACTTCCACGGCATTTCCTTGGAGACAGTGACCGTGAACCAACTGCAGGGCGCTGGAAAGGATCAGGCCCGGCCGGAATGTGAGAGCGAGAAG ATGAACGAGAGCATGAGGTCCTTGGCCAGCGAGATAGCCGCCAAGCATGACGAGATCTGTAACTTAAAGTCGCAGATGAAAGACTTGGATGAAGTTGTGCAAACGGCCACGCAGAAGTTGCTGTTGAAGGATCAGTGCATAGCGCAGCTCAATCAACAG CTGCAGGAGATCACACACTGCATCGAGATCATGTCGGAGAATACGCCATGTGAGGGACCCTTGATGCACGCGACCCAGGCCCAGGAAAGGAAACGGGGACAGGACCACTTGGGGGAGTCGGCCAGCGATTCGTTGACCGCAGATACGATGACCAACGATATGCTCGAGAATCTCTCAATACACGACAACCAGGAGAGCGAGAAGCTGCGGTTGCTGAATGCGGAACTCAATGATCTCTTTGATCTGTTCAGGAAACAGGATCACCAGGCCATAGAGAGTGGGAGAAAACGTCTGTCCTGTTTCTTCGGAGAGCTG GCATCCGAGCGCGATGATACTGTGAAAAAGCTCGAGACCATTCGCAGCCACCTGAGAATCCTCCAGTCGGACCTCGACCAATCCTGCCTGAGCTCGATTGGTTCCGAAACAGGGCACTGTGACCAGGACGCGGACGCGGACGCTCAGATGCTGGAAGCTCTACGAAGACGCCTGCTCACCCTCAACCAAGTTAATCGAGAACTGCACGGGAAGTACCAGCGCCTGGACACCGAGTCTAAAA TCAAAATTTCAGAGCTTCAGGCAAGGTTTGAATCGGAAAACGGCattaatcaaagaaatacCGATGTTCTAAGGGAGATCGCCGATCTAATTTGCAAGTTG GGTTCAATGGAGTTCTCCTACAACGAAATCTACGACGAATCCTCGCGGGAAAACCCCTTTTGTACGACTATTGCAGAGTTGTTTGAACTGAGATCCCAGCAGGAGCAAAAAAGCAAGGCACTT GAATGCGATACGAAAACACCTTCCCAAACAAGGAAGCCCCCCAAAGCCACCAAAATCCCGGGAGccacagcaaaaacaaatacaaaaccaACACCTAAACCTAAACCTTCAAACAAGCCAACGACAACTAAAACTataacaacgaaaacaacgacaacatcTAGGACCTCCAAGTAA